A region of the Dysidea avara chromosome 9, odDysAvar1.4, whole genome shotgun sequence genome:
TAGTGCATAATTTTGTTAATATAGGTTTGCATCCTAATGCATGTGTAGTGATTTCTAATCCTTTAATACACCTTCAAACAAGCAATCAAACGTTGTCCATGAAGTGTATACCAGATACTAAAAGTGTTAATTACACTTGGGAGAAGAAATGCAGTACTCTTCCTTCAAGAGCACAAAGAGTTAACACATCTAATCTGATCATTGTTAACATTAAACCAGAAGACTCTGGAGAGTATCGATGTGTAATAAGCAACTCTACTGGGAGATTATTTTCTAAATACGAATCAGTTGCTGTGAAaggtaaaagttttaaagtacagtacatatgtattaATAATGTCTTGTTAGCAATCTTAAACCTTGCTGTACTATTGTAAAAATAGATTTTCCAATCCtttgtaatattatgtatatatgtacatgcatacatatgtgtacatgcatacatatgtgACATTTGCTTCAATATGatcaaattatataattatcagAAATGTTCTGTTCTTAAAGAAATTTTTGAGATGTGTACTGTATTATATGATTGCTTTACAATTACTAAGAAATGAAGTTTGTGTTTTACTTTATTCTTTAGTAATTCCACCTAAAGTTGTGCGGCAGCCTTTTTCTGTAGTTGCCAACTTTTCATCAATGATTATATTCAAGTGCAATGGCAAGGGATATGGACAGAAACAAGTGACATGGCATAAAGATGGTTTATTACGATTACCAACTACTGCTGTTACAAGTGTATCTGAGTCATCAAATGAAATTATTGGCACACTAAAGGTTTATGAGGTCATTGGACACTACAAAGGATACTATTACTGTAGCATCAGCAATACTGCTGGAAGAGTAAATTCCATACGTGCATACTTGAACATAACTGGTATGGTTTCTTAATGTGAAACATTTTATTATAAATTTTATTCCAATTTTTAGTGCCTCGTCCTGAAATTGTAAGGCCCCCACACCGAATCAGTTTGCGACCCGGTAATTCAGCTTTCTTTGAATGTTTAGCTTGGAGCTACAGTGGACTAGTCTATGACTGGTACAAGAGAAGTACTAATATTTCCACCAATGCAGTTATCTCACACAATAGATGGTCAGAGGATGGTAGTTGTATTAGTACCATTTACACACTGAGCATTTCCAATGTACAACTATCAGATGAGGGTTTGTACTGTTGTGTGGCCACCAATGATTATGGGAGTGTGGAGGAGTGTGCTTGGCTGGAAGTAAATAGTAAGTTAATTGATAGCATTACAAATGTGTAAAAACTTTATTTTATGTTTCCTGTTAAAtcacacacttgtctgttgagTAGCAGTATTGGCTCTCATGGCTGCACAACACGCTCAGTAGTGCCAGTTCAGAAAcaaaccatgaaaatttctcATGATGAAACACTATAATGCATGCCAAATTCTTTGAGATACCTGCCTGTATCATTTTCATGTTTTTCTTGTTCATTGTGCAACACACAAATAGCTTGCACGTGCTTTTCCATTTTACTttaaacatgaggagttatgcgCTACATATGTAACATCCACTTTTTGGGTTATAGCATTAGTGAGTTacatattattttttttacattttttgtAAAGTAACAGTATAAACTTTGTTTTTATGCCTACTACATGCACAGACACCATTTAGAGAGATTTTATAGAGCTTGGTAACTATAAAGGTACAAATGTTTCTGGGACTACAGGCAATGTGTAGAGAGCTTGGGTACAAACGTTTCTTAACTTAAAGTGGAATGAAACTTTGATATAAGATGAAGAAGTTGCAACACAAAGGAAAACAAACTTGTAATAAAAATGTGATTGAGATGTGTTAATAGGACAGTCACAGCAAGTGGCACAATTGtctaaaacaaaaaaaaaccaagacCTTCATAACTAACACCAAAGGTTGTAACTGTTGAACCACTGCTAtgaattcaaaaaaaaaaaaactaccatTGGAATTAACTGCATGAGAAGTTATGCTGTTTTAAGGAGTGGTTGAATGTGTGATGCAAAGCTAACATGATTGTCTAGTGGTTGTGTTTTGTACTGTGtttattgttgtgtgtgtgctctgGTAGGGAAGAATGGATTTTGCTGACTACCATAAAGTTAAactaaaaatcaatcaatcaatcaagctGTGTGGCTCCTTAGGTATTTGCCTAGGCTATAGATTATCTATGGATCAAGTCAACATCTGGTCTGGCATTTATTCTGCATTCAACAGAGTTTTGGTgttatgtttctagctgactccTAGCTACACAGATTTTTGGTAGCCTTTCTTGCAGATCCCTAGTGGAATAGTTATATACATCATCTATTGACCTTTTTGTTTCTTGTCTAGGAGAATATACAATTTCCTTTATGCAAGTAGCTATGATGCTCATTGCTTTAGGTTATGTTAATAACCCTATAATGTATGTGGGCTGAGTAACTTTTGAGCTGGGCTATTGTGTCAGTTCATATACAATGCTGTTATGATGTTATACTTGCTTATATACAATGTCATATGTTAGTGTAAAACCTTGAAAATATTATAACTTAACTGAAACTACTGcaattatttttatagctactgCAAACATTACTTGTCATCCATCATCCAGTATATACAGAGCAATGGAAGAGAAATTGAGTGCATTAAAGTGTGAGGCTGAAGGAATGCATCCTATTTCTTACAAGTGGGAGAAGTACCAATCATCCAATGATAGCTGGATAAGACCTTCTGATAGAGCTGTTAATATCACATCAACTAAACTGATATTTACTGTGATCATGGAAGAGGATGAAGGTATCTATCATTGTGTTGTTACCAATGATGATGGAAGTGTGGTGTCTGATAATGCTACCATCACTGTGTATGGTGAGTGTGTAAAGTATTGATACATATACACATTACCTGTAGTCCTGTTCACTATGGCTATAGTGTATTACAGTGTATGTTAACTTCATGCTATAGCATGGCACAGGGCATCCCCAGTAGTGTGCTTTTGTGTGATTAACGATCTTTCAGTCCATCAAGACTCGTGGTAGTGAGTCTCACAGCTAAGAAAATACAAACCACATACCACAAACAAAACTGTGCAGCTTATTATATCTAGGTATCTACAGTTGTGAAATCTTCTTGTCATTCAAAAGGGCTTAACTCAAAAGTCTGATTAGTTAATAGAGTATCCATGTCATTATCATGTAATGTTCCAGTTGCATTCATATATGTGGATATGCACAAGTGTAGAGTCAGTAATTATGTGCAAAGTGTAGAAATCACAATTTCTTAAGCACCATCAGCCTGTTACTGTTTCAAGTGAATCCTTGCTAAAACCAATCAGAATTTGCACAAGCTTCAAAAACATTGTCTTTGTTACTACTTAACATTTTTTCAACTATTCAATGTACATACGTAAATCTTTCCTCACTAACAAGATACGTTGTTATAATATCGATCCTCTGTGTGCCATTACTCAGCATCCTAGTTCTCTGAAATCAAATAAAAATGTGTGGATGATGTAACATGATGTCTCGTTTGAAAAATATACATGCCTTTTTGTGACAAAATACTACATATAAAATACTGTAGTGCTGCAGTCACTTACGcatacaacagtcaggaaataCTGATAACACTTAactaaattttgagcataatctGAAAACATGATTTTGTGTATAGTATACacttgatttttgagcactgctcaaagtacaatggtaaaaatttgagcataataggcaggggCTTATGCATTAAAGACTGTGTTGTAATTTATCCAATTGAAAATGCGAAGGAAGTAACTTCTGCACCAAAATTATATTTAACAGCCAAAGTAATGAATTTTCTTATCTTGTAGATGGCTAGGAGCAGCAAGGGTCATATCTAATTGAAAGGAGGTAAAACAAACTTTAATGTATCTAAAATGGACAGCTACATAAAGACTGGAGTTAGTGCATGAAACGTGATTTACAAGCATAAAATAGGTGAtaacatttctttggttgtacTATTTTTCTCTCAAATGTTAATTCTCTGGTGGAACTTCCCaggggtggagaacagtactccAAGCTGGGGTGGGTAGTCTAATGGGGTTGCTGTCATTTAGGAAGTATCtaactgtaccttagtgtgTAAAGTAAGCTAGCATGCAAATTGTAGAGGTGTTTGGGGGTATGACCCCTTAGAAAAATTTGAATTTAAATGCTTTGAGATTTTGTATATTTTAGTGGTGCATGTATACTTGAATAGGTAAGTATGCTTTAATATGGCAAACACTACTATAGAATACTAGTTAACATCAGTAAAAGAAAAGGCTTCGAAATAGGCCTGCACGCTTGATTACGCTACGTGTGTTTTAAAATGCAGGCAAATTTGCATAGCAGAACCTACTTCTATTTCCACTGAATGTGCTGGTAgggtagttaggtgactgcttcatttaatagttataccatggcaatgagggatttgcctggtatatatgcccaagcccgagggccgcaagCCCGAGGGTGTGGGCATAtaatatatcaggcaaatcccgagtggccatggtataagtaatatatactactctggtatgctcacctaataggtgaagaaagacaaacctgcattcaccacattgcttttatacagaggtttgcagacatcgattgtgggtttaaattgtgggcacaaaaaagaaatgattgtgggtttcattggttgtagtgataccattttaaaccaaataaccactttttggatgaataaagtaacctaaggtgctaagataaacacttagacatataggttgggaatgtttgaggcatcttttcatgcatttgaaatgcagttgaaatgtattGTGTAGAAAAACAATTCCCACATTGCTAAGACAATTGTTTAGTGATacctagtaactgaactatgcaatgctgactcactcaattcattttgcttcacaacaatgcccctaactaaaccatcttgtttaactcaaacccacagtgcaaaactttaagcagctctattcaaacccacaatgcaaaactttaagcagctctatataaataatcaaagggaactgatgctttgtaactgcaGTTGTGGTCAGTGCAATGTGTGATATATagccctgtggtttcctttgatctgaggtgtcaaatggtatattagagtatcatgaCTATCAATACTGGTTTAGATAGAACTTCACTGTTGCATAAACTGTAGGATAAATTCTGCTATACCAATTAATACGAAGTGATAAGTAAAATAGAATTGCAGCAGTTATGTACTTTAGCTTCTGAACATGGAAGTGAGGGGGCACTGTTCAAAATGGAAGTGCAGTTGCCTCTTCTACCATACCCCATGTTCTTTGTAATTTCTATACAGTaaactgttgttttttttaaattaaaaaaaaattttaagtcAAGAAATTAGTACTGTGGaacattttttttgtatacAGGACCTCCTACCATCAATTTTATAAGCAATCCTCAACTAACAGTTGAGGGAAACAAGACAAATCTAACATGTAATGCTACTAATGATGAGGATGCTGTAGATTCTTTAGAAATACTCTGGTACAAAACTAAAGATAAGGTCACAATAACAGGACAACAAGATGTGGCAGGGAAGAGTAAAATTACCAACTTGACTACTGAACTACAATCAACAATATCATTTGATCCCATAAGTCACAATGATGATGGAGAGTACACGTGTAGAGCATTTAATCATCCTCAATCCTACAATGAGGCAAAGACTAATGTGACTGTTGAATGTAAGGAAATCTACTGTTTATTTTCTATGTGCTTCAGCACTATAATAGTAAACTATCCTATCTAAACAGGTTATCAAATATTGGAGGTCCCACTGTAAAAACAAGTAACAATCGTTACATTAGTTCAATCATACTGTGAAGTTAGTACATGCAATTATTTCATATTCTTTGTACATACATTTCTATCCTAATTATTTGGCTCATCCCTTGATTCTAGCCCTATAAACCATAAATAAAACCATTaacttttgataaaagcaccaaacctTTATGCAATTATTAGTGATTTTGGAAGGGGAGGCATATGAACAGTCCTTTGCAACCCTTTTTTGGACTTGgtcaataaaattatttgtttacAAAGAAAACAACTAGTTTAATGGTTTATAAAGAAAACAACTAGTTTAATGGTTGGATTTAGTATTAATACAGTACATGGACTGCAGCTGCAGTCCCGAAAAGCTATCACTCAGTAAACAAAATTACTATGATGCCATTTAAAAAATGTTTTATTAAGGTTTGAATTTTCAGCTCTGTTAGTATCTTGAACAATGATCGTCtgtgtataacaaaagttatgaaTGATGAAGTTTTAGTTGACATAAAGTCACTGAAATATCTTTGTTTATGTACCAAACAACAATTAAGTTATTTCTGCAGTACTGATTAAATTTGATCAACAATGTAAAGATTTATGCATTTACAACAGTATTTCAATAATTTTATGCCTGAAATTGTAACTTCACCATTCATTAATGTGTTCAATAAAGAAACATGGGGCTGCCCCCATGGGGCTGCCCCCCCCAGACCCCTGTTCCATATGCCTACTACTCTGCTGCACCCCCTTGTCgaactctggatccacccctgtatcAGACTTATCCTTGTATATCATACTACAGAACTGAATTGATTGGAAATGCAAAAGTATAATAAAAACTGGTTTTGTTTACTTCCAAGTtaagaaaacaatttgttttatATAACCTTTTAATGCTATTATGTTACAGTGCAGACTCTCACTGTTTCAGCCATTAAACTAACAAGTTGTTGATTGTAATCAAAATGCTTTTATtgactaagcccaaaaaagagGGTTCCAAAGGGCCTTTTACATTCCTTCCTTTCTACGCAAACACTGTTCTCATAAAAAATATGGTCAAAAATTGAACGAATATATCTGTAAATTATAGGATCTTATATGTAGATGCTGCACTACATGTATGCCTAGATCTGTCTAGTTTTTCTTTCAAGTTGTATTAGAGACATTTAAATATACTAACTattttattaaagtatttttaAATCAGTAATTGAATTATTTGCAA
Encoded here:
- the LOC136267044 gene encoding lachesin-like, translated to MEEKLSALKCEAEGMHPISYKWEKYQSSNDSWIRPSDRAVNITSTKLIFTVIMEEDEGIYHCVVTNDDGSVVSDNATITVYGPPTINFISNPQLTVEGNKTNLTCNATNDEDAVDSLEILWYKTKDKVTITGQQDVAGKSKITNLTTELQSTISFDPISHNDDGEYTCRAFNHPQSYNEAKTNVTVEFAPIVTIDPPQSPLTKCVNDSLKLFCTAKGLPVPKIHWYEGNMPINQLFPYSFLVPTKSPHTTNYTCVATNNAGGKTHQASVSIIVIIKEKVCPCPVNGQVLLLRDGKTFVVNCNIGHILVGPALITCTDEKWMPQEPQCVPAELLL